The Inediibacterium massiliense genome includes the window TAAATAAATAAGCTACCCACATAACAATCATTGTGATACTTCCCTGTGGAGTATTTAATAATAAAGTCCACATTACGATGGATACAATATTTACAATGATCCATAACAGCCATTGTTCTTTATATCTTAAAACTTGCAGAATAAGTGCCATTACAGATGAAATGGTTGTAATGGAATCTATTAATTGAAGATTTCCATCTAACATGCTTAAAATCTTCCAATATCCAAGTATACATAAAATTAAAGTAATGAATAATAATGCTAGGGATTTTTTTGTTAATTCTTTAGCAATTACATTACCATCTTCATTTTCTTTATTTTTCCAAAGAAAAAAGCCAATGGCATTCATAGGCAAGAAATAAACTGCATTGAGCATGACTTCTCCAAATAGTTTGTTTTGATAACTAAGATAAGCATATAAAGCAACATTTATTGTAGCAAAAAAATATGTAGAGATTTTACCTTTTGCACAAAGAACTACGCCAATAATTCCGGTAACTCCACTTATAAGAGCAATTAAGCTATCTTTCCAAATAAAACTTAGACTAATCATTATTAAAGTAGATAATACTAGCCATACAATTTCAAATTTCGACCAGTCATCAAAATAACTTATAATACTTTTTTTATTATTCATCACAATACATAA containing:
- the pnuC gene encoding nicotinamide riboside transporter PnuC, with the translated sequence MNNKKSIISYFDDWSKFEIVWLVLSTLIMISLSFIWKDSLIALISGVTGIIGVVLCAKGKISTYFFATINVALYAYLSYQNKLFGEVMLNAVYFLPMNAIGFFLWKNKENEDGNVIAKELTKKSLALLFITLILCILGYWKILSMLDGNLQLIDSITTISSVMALILQVLRYKEQWLLWIIVNIVSIVMWTLLLNTPQGSITMIVMWVAYLFNSAYGYINWTKLSHQENTSL